From one Planktothrix agardhii NIES-204 genomic stretch:
- a CDS encoding ferric reductase domain-containing protein, giving the protein MIIDVLLIGALGFLGSFGHCLGMCGPLTVAFSVSDESLSPGKIPWQFHLLLNFGRILSYALIGAMIGGLGSVLIAGGQMAGIGSIFRQGMAIFTGILLIILGLAQINPTVFRRFPIIHPLSPKNLHNYLSKIMVNVSLQNHVFTPILLGLIWGLIPCGFLYTAQIKAAETGNLGLGMLTMLAFGLGTFPTMLGVGLLTGKFTADRRGQLFRLGGWITLLIGILTLLRTGNHVDYTGYGSLISLMFALIARPISRLWSQPLKYRRFLGVGAFVLAIVHTVQMLDHTFQWNLTAFEFMIPQHQLGIIAGGLALLLMIPAAITSFDHIQNYLGIFWRRIHLLAVPALIFIVIHALFIGSNYFGRFDLTFFDQLRGFIFIIVTLMVLLIRYLPVWSILGLEKFYVAPLKQK; this is encoded by the coding sequence ATGATCATTGACGTATTGTTAATTGGTGCTTTAGGATTTCTGGGGAGTTTTGGTCACTGTTTGGGAATGTGCGGCCCCTTAACCGTTGCTTTTTCTGTTTCCGATGAATCCCTCTCCCCTGGCAAAATTCCCTGGCAATTTCACCTATTATTAAATTTCGGCCGGATTCTTAGTTATGCCTTAATTGGGGCGATGATTGGCGGGTTGGGTTCGGTTTTAATTGCTGGGGGACAAATGGCAGGAATTGGCAGTATTTTTCGCCAAGGGATGGCGATTTTTACTGGAATTCTATTGATTATTTTAGGATTAGCTCAAATTAATCCTACCGTCTTTCGTCGTTTCCCGATTATCCATCCCTTATCCCCGAAAAATTTACATAATTACCTAAGTAAAATCATGGTAAATGTATCTTTACAAAATCATGTTTTTACTCCAATTTTATTGGGATTAATTTGGGGTTTAATTCCCTGTGGTTTTCTCTACACAGCCCAAATTAAAGCCGCAGAAACAGGAAATTTAGGGTTGGGAATGCTAACTATGTTAGCCTTTGGACTCGGAACTTTCCCGACAATGTTAGGGGTGGGATTATTAACCGGAAAATTCACCGCCGACCGTCGCGGTCAACTCTTTAGACTGGGGGGATGGATTACTTTATTAATCGGAATTTTAACCCTATTAAGAACCGGAAATCATGTTGATTATACTGGTTATGGATCTTTAATTAGTTTAATGTTCGCCTTAATTGCCCGTCCAATTAGTCGGTTATGGTCGCAACCTTTAAAATATAGACGCTTTTTAGGAGTTGGTGCATTTGTATTAGCTATTGTTCATACGGTGCAAATGTTAGATCATACGTTTCAATGGAATTTAACTGCTTTTGAATTTATGATTCCCCAACATCAACTGGGAATAATAGCGGGGGGATTAGCATTATTATTGATGATTCCGGCGGCGATCACCAGTTTTGATCATATTCAAAATTATTTAGGAATATTCTGGCGTAGAATTCATTTATTAGCGGTTCCCGCATTAATTTTTATAGTGATTCATGCTCTGTTCATTGGTTCTAATTATTTTGGTAGATTTGATCTAACATTTTTTGATCAATTAAGAGGTTTTATTTTTATTATTGTAACTTTAATGGTATTATTGATTAGGTATCTGCCTGTTTGGTCAATATTGGGATTAGAAAAATTTTATGTTGCGCCCCTTAAGCAAAAATAA
- a CDS encoding acyl carrier protein: MSDTFDRVKKIVEEQLDVEPDKILPSASFTDDLGADSLDIVELVMALEEEFEIEIPDEAAEKILTVQEVVDYIKDKVPASA, translated from the coding sequence ATGAGTGATACGTTTGACAGAGTGAAGAAAATTGTTGAAGAACAATTAGATGTTGAACCAGACAAAATCCTACCATCAGCAAGCTTTACCGATGATTTAGGCGCTGATTCTCTGGATATAGTGGAACTGGTGATGGCGTTAGAAGAAGAATTTGAAATCGAAATTCCTGATGAAGCAGCTGAAAAAATTCTGACAGTTCAAGAGGTTGTAGACTACATCAAAGACAAGGTACCAGCATCAGCTTAA